In Planctomycetota bacterium, one genomic interval encodes:
- a CDS encoding prepilin-type N-terminal cleavage/methylation domain-containing protein, with the protein MVGTGRSLSGGNARARMRRRCAFTLIELLVVMTIIALLVAMLLPSLSRSMQTAKAAVCMARQRQIAVAWLSYATDNNSQLVGSHCSVNSTYAWTNPHSGHVPETEQDLKDGKLWTYLNNVDIYRCPVDPRGYLRSYSMSMYVGGIGGWYITPVQSMGSVIGASRRLLTLDEADPRGANLGAWAIYPATDPTHKEYWIDWPASWHFDDSNVMSFCDGHVEFYRFQNPATTKITGFYTYAPNNVDLDYFQQIYVP; encoded by the coding sequence ATGGTCGGGACGGGCCGCTCGTTGAGCGGCGGCAATGCGAGAGCACGTATGCGACGCAGATGCGCGTTTACCTTGATCGAGCTACTGGTGGTGATGACGATCATCGCGCTGCTGGTGGCGATGCTCCTGCCTTCGCTGAGCCGGTCGATGCAGACTGCGAAGGCCGCCGTGTGTATGGCGCGCCAGCGGCAGATCGCCGTCGCATGGCTGAGCTACGCCACCGATAACAACTCCCAGCTTGTCGGGTCGCACTGCAGCGTCAATAGCACATACGCATGGACCAATCCTCACAGCGGACATGTCCCCGAAACCGAGCAGGACCTCAAGGACGGCAAGCTCTGGACCTATCTCAACAACGTCGACATTTACCGTTGCCCGGTCGATCCGCGCGGATATCTGCGGAGCTATTCAATGAGCATGTACGTCGGCGGCATCGGCGGCTGGTACATCACGCCGGTGCAGTCGATGGGCAGCGTCATCGGCGCATCGCGACGCCTGCTCACGCTCGACGAAGCCGACCCGCGCGGCGCGAACCTCGGCGCGTGGGCCATCTATCCCGCCACCGATCCGACCCACAAGGAATACTGGATCGACTGGCCCGCGTCCTGGCACTTCGATGACTCGAACGTCATGAGCTTCTGCGACGGGCACGTCGAGTTTTATCGCTTCCAGAACCCCGCGACGACGAAGATCACCGGCTTTTACACCTACGCGCCCAACAACGTGGACCTCGATTATTTTCAGCAGATTTACGTGCCGTGA
- a CDS encoding sigma-70 family RNA polymerase sigma factor codes for MVERGTFMDIKPDRHDAFMRLFIEHQPRIYAYLRTLVFNRTDAEELLQEVASVLWRKFDAFEPGTHFDRWAYRIVFHQVQYYRQQRARDRMCFSPELMATLADETQEKTDTFDAERAALHECIGKLPDQDRELVRQRYEPAATNRSVAHAVGRSESAVSRALSRIYVALLECIRRKLDAGGQHA; via the coding sequence ATGGTGGAGCGCGGAACGTTCATGGATATCAAGCCCGACCGACACGACGCCTTCATGCGGCTCTTCATCGAGCATCAGCCGCGCATTTACGCCTATCTCCGCACACTCGTGTTCAACCGCACCGATGCGGAGGAACTGCTTCAGGAAGTCGCCTCGGTCCTCTGGCGCAAGTTCGACGCCTTCGAACCCGGCACGCACTTTGACCGCTGGGCCTATCGCATCGTCTTTCATCAGGTGCAGTACTACCGCCAGCAGCGGGCGCGCGATCGCATGTGCTTCAGCCCGGAGCTGATGGCGACGCTCGCCGACGAGACGCAGGAGAAGACGGACACCTTCGACGCCGAGCGGGCGGCCCTGCATGAGTGCATCGGCAAGCTGCCCGATCAGGATCGCGAACTGGTGCGTCAGCGTTACGAGCCGGCGGCGACGAATCGGAGTGTCGCGCATGCGGTCGGCCGCAGCGAGTCGGCGGTGAGCCGGGCGCTGTCGCGCATCTATGTCGCCCTGCTCGAATGCATCCGCCGCAAACTCGACGCGGGAGGGCAGCACGCATGA